The Paeniglutamicibacter sulfureus genome includes a region encoding these proteins:
- a CDS encoding MFS transporter, with translation MSLRAPIIAPTAVIPDITADTGLSAVGAGLLTGLPVLLFALATPLATRSIRRFGPEATIILCLAGVLAGTVIRSLGPAWVVLAGTILIGAAMTLGNIAVPVLIRRDVPFNRISAATGAYSATMNIGSMATLLGTAPLAAVVGWRWAIAAWGMVTAAGLAYWLLRQRHARNSTLESTVEPARAPAVPVVSDGPGAAAATARAAIDRTRFRRVVALLVLAF, from the coding sequence TTGAGCCTGCGCGCACCGATCATCGCGCCCACCGCGGTGATCCCCGACATCACGGCCGACACCGGGCTCAGCGCGGTCGGGGCCGGGTTGCTGACCGGACTGCCGGTCCTGCTCTTCGCGCTCGCCACCCCGCTGGCGACGCGCAGCATCCGTCGCTTCGGCCCGGAGGCAACCATCATCCTGTGCCTGGCCGGCGTGCTGGCCGGGACCGTCATCCGCTCGCTCGGACCGGCCTGGGTGGTCCTGGCCGGAACCATACTGATCGGTGCGGCCATGACCCTGGGGAACATCGCCGTCCCCGTGCTGATCCGTCGGGATGTCCCGTTCAACCGGATCTCCGCCGCCACCGGCGCCTATTCGGCCACCATGAACATCGGTTCCATGGCCACCTTGCTGGGCACCGCGCCGCTGGCGGCCGTTGTTGGCTGGCGCTGGGCGATCGCGGCGTGGGGCATGGTGACCGCTGCAGGACTGGCCTATTGGCTGCTGCGGCAACGGCATGCGCGCAACTCGACATTGGAATCCACGGTGGAGCCGGCCCGCGCACCGGCGGTCCCGGTGGTTTCGGATGGTCCCGGCGCCGCGGCCGCCACGGCTCGCGCAGCCATTGACCGGACCCGCTTCCGCAGGGTCGTAGCCCTGCTGGTTCTCGCCTTTTGA